The DNA window AATTTCTCAAACCTGTCTCATCCACTCTATACATGCCTTTATCGCGTCCATACCTGAGCCAAAAAGGCGCCGTTTGAGAAATTCCCGTCAGCTCAATATCCCTGCGCCAATACAATGGATTATTGCTTATGAGCAATTTCTGAAATGTACTATCGCCTAATCCTGGCCATATTTCAATTTTATCCAAGGTAATACCTATCGATCGAGAAATGATTTCGTTATTGAGTCTGACTTCAACTCCATTTGAAATTGACTGCCTATCAATAAAGGCTTCGGCAAAAATACCTGCACATTCAAAAATTAATTCTCTGATTTTCTTTAGCTTAACCTCCTTATAAACTCCTGCATTGATATCCTCAAGGTATTGTTCCGCTTTCTGAAGTAATGGGATGCTCTTGTATGGAGCCGACACATCGAATTGATTAATCAATTCCTCTAATACTTTATCCAGATTTCCACCTCCATTAAATCTTGACCAGCTGAAGTTCAGACCATCAAACGGCGAGGCCTCCCCTGGAGCCTTTTTGGCATCAAGTCTTTCAAAATATTCCAATTGTGTCCCCCTTACTGAGTTAATTCCAAATCCTTGCGATTTATGCATGCTTCTACTTTGGGCGGAGATCTCTCCGTTTGACAACCCGGAAGCCGGGTAATAGCTGCCAATGTCCAATAAATACAAATTTGATTTATCAGCAGCATCAAACTTTTCTTTTGATCCAAAGAAAAAATAGGAGGTATTGAAAAAAATTCTATCAACACGAACTGGCTCAGGTAGATCCAAAAGATCTCTCCTATATAAACTATTTCTTGCTAAATCAAAGGCTTCCATGCCAAGTATGGCAGAAGCTGTATGGTGTCCGTGGGTCTTACCACTGGTCCGATGGTCAAATCGATTGATAATTACGTCAGGCTTAAAAGTTCTAATTAAGTGCACTAAATCAAGCAAAACTGAATCTTTGTCCCAAATCGAAAAAGTTTCTTCAGCATTCTTTGAATATCCAAAATCATTTGCTCTGGTAAAAAATTGTATACCCCCATCAATTTCTCTGGCTCTCAACAACTCATGAGTTCTGATCACACCTAAAAATTCATCCAGCTCAGAACCTATAAGATTTTGACCTCCATCGCCCCGGGTCATGGAAATATAACCGGTTCTTAGTTTTAGATCATTAGAGAGATAACTTATCAACCTGGTATTTTCATCATCAGGATGTGCCGCTATATATAACACTGAGCCCACTACTTTCAGGCCCTTTAGGTCCTCAAGAATCAGAGAAGCAGGTCTGTTTTGACTATTTAAGTTGATATTAATTATTAGTAACAACAGTAAAATTCCTATTACGCGCATATTCAATTTTTGATAAAAGGCGAATATCACTATTTGAATTGAAAATCATTATAAACAAATGCGAGCTTTTTACATTTAATTTGTAGAACTAAAAAAAGTGTATTGCAAACAAAACCAGTATTTGAAATTCCGAAAGATCAGAAAATTCTTATTTTAGGTCCTTGCAGCGCCGAGTCCTATGAACAATTATCAAGTGTTTGTACCCAAACTATGGACCTTAAGCCGGATTTGTTGAGAGCTGGAGTTTGGAAACCAAGGACTCGCCCGGGATCATTTGAAGGAAAAGGAGAAGAAGCACTGGAGTGGCTTATTCAAATCAAGAAAGACTTTAATATTAAAGTATGTACTGAAGTGGCCAATCAAGAACACGTTGAAAAATGCCTTAAAGCAGGGATTGATGTGCTTTGGGTTGGAGCAAGGACTACAGTCAACCCTTTTTATGTTCAGGAAATAGCAGATGCTCTGAAAGGAACTAATGTTCCTGTCATGATAAAAAATCCGCTTAATCCAGACCTTTTTCTTTGGCTGGGAGCGATAGAAAGATTTTATAAGGCCGGACTTGAAAGGATTGCTGCAATTCATAGAGGCTTTTCCTTTTATGGCAATTCAATCTACAGAAATGTGCCAAGGTGGCAGATCCCAATTGAATTGAAGAGGAAATTGCCGGAAATTCAAATGATAGCAGACGTCAGTCATATAAGTGGTAACCCTGCGCATCTGCAAGAAATAGCACAAATTGCTATGGATTTAAATTATGATGGTCTTATGGTTGAGGTGCACCCAGATCCATTACAAGCATTAAGTGATTCCGATCAACAAGTCACCCCTGCATTTTTAAAGAAATTTGTACTTGACCAGCTCATTAAAAGAAAAACTCAATCCAGCAATTATCTATATAATAATAAAATTTCAGAAATCAGGAAGGAGATAGATTATATAGATAAGGAAATCATAAGTTTATTGGCAAAACGTATGCAAATGGCAGATGCCATTGGCATTGAAAAAAGAAATGAAGAAATATCCATTTTCCAACCTGAAAGATGGGCAGAAATAGTTTCAAGACTTTTAGTTGAAGCAGAAAAAAGCAATCTTAGTCAAGAATTCATTTTTTCACTCACAGAAGCCATTCATATTGAATCCATCCAACACCAAAGCGCTAAAATGAACAATCCTTAGCCGACTCTAAAAAAATAATTTTCATAATACTACACAACTAAGTGATTTAGTGCTAATTATATATATATTATAAAAATATTTTTAAAAATTGTTTAAAATATTTGGATAATATAAATACATCATACTACTTTTGTAGTGTATTAGTTATTTAATACACTAAATCAATAGTTATGATTCATTTGCAAAATGTCAGTTTCCAATACAAAAAGGGCAAAAGTATTTTTAAGGATCTTGAATTAAACCTAAATGCAGGTAATATTTATGGGCTACTTGGGAAAAATGGTGCGGGTAAAACTACCTTACTACGGCTTATAAATGGGTTAATATTTCCAACTGCAGGCACAGTAGACATTATGGGTTATCCAGCAGCAGATAGACATCCGGAGATGTTGGCTGATATCTGTTTTGTACAGGAAGAACCCTATATTCCGAACCTTTCAATTATTGCTTTCCTCTATACCTACGCCCCCTTCTATCCAAATTTTGACTTTGATCAATTTTTTAAACTAATAACCGAATTCAGCCTGGAGGGTAGTTTAAAGTTGGACAAATTATCCTTTGGACAAAAGAAGAAAGTGATGTTAAGTTTTGCCTTAGCCAGCAATGCAAGAATTGTCATTCTTGATGAGCCTACAAATGGTTTAGACATACCTTCCAAATCCCAATTTAGAAAGCTCATAACAGAAGCAATGCTGAATGAAAGGATGATTATTATTTCTACACATCAAGTCCGAGATATGGTGAATTTGATAGATCCAATATTAATCATTGATGAAGGACAAGTAGTATTCAATTACTCTTTGGAAGAAATTGCCGATGCTCTTGTATTTGAAGTTCACAACACGCTGGCCGAACCAAAGGATGTATTGTATAGTGAACGTATAAGTGGTGGTTACATTACTATTAGAGAAAATAATCACGATGAATTCTCTAATGTTGACGTTGAAGCATTGTTTAATGCAATCCTTATTAAAAAAGAGGAAATCATAAAAATTCTAGAAAAACATAAAGCCATTCACTCAAATTCAAAAAATTAATCAAAATGAAATCAAGTTTATTTATATTTTCTCCTGCCAGATTTTTAAATTTGTTAAAAAGAGAATGGAATTATAAAAAAAATACAATTCTTATTGTCTTTTTAAGTATTCTGGGTGGCCTTTCGGTACCAATGATATTGCAATTATTTTCTCAAAGCAATCATAAAAATTTATTCACTACTGAAACATTAATTGTCAATTTGGCAATTATGGGAGTAATATTTGCAAGCCTTTGCTTTTCTGAATTTATTCAAACCACTAGCAAACAAAATTATCTCAGCGTTCCTGCATCAGCCTTAGAAAAACTACTTTCGAAATGGACGGTAATTTCTCTGTTGATTCCAATCCTATATATTGTATCTTATGTTGGTTATTCCAAAATAATTACATTTTTTACAAATCTATTTATCCAAGATAAGTTGGATTACACTAACATAGATTTAAAAGTTATTTGGCAATTTCTTTTAAATATTATTTTAGTCCAAAGTGTTTACATACTCGGATCAGTTTGGATGCCAAAAGCATCAATACTTAAAACCACTTTTGGACTTTTTGTATTATTGATATTTTTAGCGCTATTCTCATTTCTATGTTTCAGAATCATCTATCATGAATATTTTACTGGAATGATAATGGCTGAAGATGGCCCAAATGTTAGTATAAATGGGGATATATTTTTTGAATCCCAATTAGTAAGAAAGATAACCGGTGTAGTAACATTCATATTTTTTATGACTGTTAGTTTATTTAAATTAAGTGAAAAACAATTGTAAAATGGATTTCCATAAACAACAACCCATCTATCTCCAAATAGCCGATGTGCTGTTAGAAGATATTCTCCAAAAGAAAATATCTGACGGAGAACGTGTCCCTTCAGTTAGAGAATTAGCTCTTTCTGTTCAAGTGAATCCAAATACGGTTCAACGCAGTTATCAATGGCTACAAGACGAAGATATAATTGTTCAAAAAAGAGGAATTGGATTTTTCCTTTGTGACAAGGTTTATGAAAAAACATTGTCCATCAAAAGGGATGAATTAATCAAAGTAACCATACCAGAGACTATCAAACAAATGAAATTATTGGGAATTGGCATCAAAGAATTTGAATCAATTTATCAAAGCATTCATAATTAGTCAACGTTACATCATT is part of the Candidatus Vicinibacter affinis genome and encodes:
- a CDS encoding PIG-L family deacetylase yields the protein MRVIGILLLLLIININLNSQNRPASLILEDLKGLKVVGSVLYIAAHPDDENTRLISYLSNDLKLRTGYISMTRGDGGQNLIGSELDEFLGVIRTHELLRAREIDGGIQFFTRANDFGYSKNAEETFSIWDKDSVLLDLVHLIRTFKPDVIINRFDHRTSGKTHGHHTASAILGMEAFDLARNSLYRRDLLDLPEPVRVDRIFFNTSYFFFGSKEKFDAADKSNLYLLDIGSYYPASGLSNGEISAQSRSMHKSQGFGINSVRGTQLEYFERLDAKKAPGEASPFDGLNFSWSRFNGGGNLDKVLEELINQFDVSAPYKSIPLLQKAEQYLEDINAGVYKEVKLKKIRELIFECAGIFAEAFIDRQSISNGVEVRLNNEIISRSIGITLDKIEIWPGLGDSTFQKLLISNNPLYWRRDIELTGISQTAPFWLRYGRDKGMYRVDETGLRNLPVTAPTFKVRFKIKIFNKSYDIDRPVIYKNDDPVIGEVRQPADVLPLVTVMPTDQLVLINKDKPVKFNFTIKSNGNNQNGKIRFRIPEGIVVSPSEIDFHLEKPGDEKIFELYIQTHDIRNTIKEISMEVGGEPLYFQQSIRYGHIPWLNVMTPAKIKVTVCELKIKPKRVAYIDGAGDNVDEALVKMGFKLDVVKAKDLWNINKNNYDVIVFGIRAFNTCEELAKSKEFLENFARNGGKVIFQYNTGHELVTQNFLGEDFKISRNRVTNESSPVKILMPMHKILSDPNKINEHDFDDWVQERGLYFPGSYPKEFEEILSMSDSGEPPLNSGLLCKKIGKGYLIYTSLSWFRQLPAGVPGAYRLFANIISF
- a CDS encoding bifunctional 3-deoxy-7-phosphoheptulonate synthase/chorismate mutase type II, whose amino-acid sequence is MQTKPVFEIPKDQKILILGPCSAESYEQLSSVCTQTMDLKPDLLRAGVWKPRTRPGSFEGKGEEALEWLIQIKKDFNIKVCTEVANQEHVEKCLKAGIDVLWVGARTTVNPFYVQEIADALKGTNVPVMIKNPLNPDLFLWLGAIERFYKAGLERIAAIHRGFSFYGNSIYRNVPRWQIPIELKRKLPEIQMIADVSHISGNPAHLQEIAQIAMDLNYDGLMVEVHPDPLQALSDSDQQVTPAFLKKFVLDQLIKRKTQSSNYLYNNKISEIRKEIDYIDKEIISLLAKRMQMADAIGIEKRNEEISIFQPERWAEIVSRLLVEAEKSNLSQEFIFSLTEAIHIESIQHQSAKMNNP
- a CDS encoding ABC transporter ATP-binding protein, producing the protein MIHLQNVSFQYKKGKSIFKDLELNLNAGNIYGLLGKNGAGKTTLLRLINGLIFPTAGTVDIMGYPAADRHPEMLADICFVQEEPYIPNLSIIAFLYTYAPFYPNFDFDQFFKLITEFSLEGSLKLDKLSFGQKKKVMLSFALASNARIVILDEPTNGLDIPSKSQFRKLITEAMLNERMIIISTHQVRDMVNLIDPILIIDEGQVVFNYSLEEIADALVFEVHNTLAEPKDVLYSERISGGYITIRENNHDEFSNVDVEALFNAILIKKEEIIKILEKHKAIHSNSKN
- a CDS encoding GntR family transcriptional regulator, which translates into the protein MDFHKQQPIYLQIADVLLEDILQKKISDGERVPSVRELALSVQVNPNTVQRSYQWLQDEDIIVQKRGIGFFLCDKVYEKTLSIKRDELIKVTIPETIKQMKLLGIGIKEFESIYQSIHN